One Bos taurus isolate L1 Dominette 01449 registration number 42190680 breed Hereford chromosome 16, ARS-UCD2.0, whole genome shotgun sequence DNA window includes the following coding sequences:
- the RAB7B gene encoding ras-related protein Rab-7b isoform X1, with protein MNPRKKVDLKLIIIGALGVGKTSLLHRYVHKTFYEDYQTTLGASILSKIIILEDTTLKLQIWDTGGQERFRSMVSTFYKGSDGCVLAFDVTDLESFEALETWRGDVLAKTIPMEQPYPMVVLGNKIDLEDRQYRSILESYLTDSIKLSPEDQPKSRCC; from the exons ATGAATCCTCGGAAGAAGGTGGACCTCAAGCTCATCATCATTGGAGCCCTGGG TGTTGGAAAGACCTCCCTCCTCCACCGATATGTGCATAAGACGTTTTACGAAGACTATCAGACCACGCTGGGGGCCAGCATCCTCTCCAAGATTATCATACTGGAGGACACAACCTTGAAGCTGCAG ATCTGGGACACAGGCGGCCAGGAGCGATTCCGCTCCATGGTGTCTACATTCTACAAAGGCTCTGATGGTTGTGTCCTGGCTTTCGATGTAACTGACCTGGAGTCCTTCGAAGCCCTGGAAACCTGGCGGGGTGATGTTCTGGCCAAAACCATTCCAATGGAGCAGCCCTACCCCATGGTGGTGCTGGGGAACAAGATCGATCTGGAAGACCGGCAG TATCGAAGCATCTTAGAGAGCTACCTCACAGACTCCATCAAGCTCTCACCGGAAGACCAGCCCAAGAGCAGATGCTGCTGA
- the RAB7B gene encoding ras-related protein Rab-7b — protein MNPRKKVDLKLIIIGALGVGKTSLLHRYVHKTFYEDYQTTLGASILSKIIILEDTTLKLQIWDTGGQERFRSMVSTFYKGSDGCVLAFDVTDLESFEALETWRGDVLAKTIPMEQPYPMVVLGNKIDLEDRQVPQEVAQGWCKEKDIPYFEVSAKNDINVVQAFEMLASRALSRYRSILESYLTDSIKLSPEDQPKSRCC, from the exons ATGAATCCTCGGAAGAAGGTGGACCTCAAGCTCATCATCATTGGAGCCCTGGG TGTTGGAAAGACCTCCCTCCTCCACCGATATGTGCATAAGACGTTTTACGAAGACTATCAGACCACGCTGGGGGCCAGCATCCTCTCCAAGATTATCATACTGGAGGACACAACCTTGAAGCTGCAG ATCTGGGACACAGGCGGCCAGGAGCGATTCCGCTCCATGGTGTCTACATTCTACAAAGGCTCTGATGGTTGTGTCCTGGCTTTCGATGTAACTGACCTGGAGTCCTTCGAAGCCCTGGAAACCTGGCGGGGTGATGTTCTGGCCAAAACCATTCCAATGGAGCAGCCCTACCCCATGGTGGTGCTGGGGAACAAGATCGATCTGGAAGACCGGCAG GTTCCGCAAGAGGTAGCCCAAGGCTGGTGTAAAGAGAAGGATATTCCCTATTTTGAAGTCAGTGCCAAGAATGACATCAACGTGGTACAAGCCTTTGAGATGCTGGCCAGTCGGGCTCTGTCAAGG TATCGAAGCATCTTAGAGAGCTACCTCACAGACTCCATCAAGCTCTCACCGGAAGACCAGCCCAAGAGCAGATGCTGCTGA